The following coding sequences lie in one Streptomyces albofaciens JCM 4342 genomic window:
- a CDS encoding roadblock/LC7 domain-containing protein, whose translation MIQHRPNMDWMLKDLAESVPQTRHVVVLSSDGLRMAQYGTDTDTADRLAAACAGLQSLAGAVSAEFPHSDGRMRMVVIELDGGFFYLMAAGAGAYLAVLADEGVDAGLIGQRMRDLVARIGEHLSSPPRHDGQGA comes from the coding sequence ATGATTCAGCACCGGCCCAACATGGACTGGATGCTCAAGGATCTCGCGGAGAGCGTTCCGCAGACCCGTCACGTGGTCGTGCTGTCCTCGGACGGCCTGCGCATGGCCCAGTACGGTACGGACACCGATACCGCCGACCGGCTGGCGGCGGCCTGCGCCGGCCTGCAGAGCCTGGCGGGCGCGGTGTCCGCGGAGTTCCCGCACAGCGACGGCCGGATGCGCATGGTCGTGATCGAACTGGACGGTGGCTTCTTCTACTTGATGGCGGCGGGCGCCGGCGCTTACCTGGCCGTCCTGGCCGATGAGGGTGTGGACGCCGGGCTGATAGGGCAGCGGATGCGGGACCTGGTGGCCCGTATCGGCGAGCACCTCAGCAGCCCACCGCGCCACGACGGACAGGGCGCATGA
- a CDS encoding DUF742 domain-containing protein, whose amino-acid sequence MSGADQDWEDQSPERLYVITGGRSGASGHTASLDLVTLIVSKTGPTPGMQPEQASIVRLCHSPLSVAELSAYLQLPVSVVTVLLGDLLADGRVVARAPVPPAQLPDRALIEAVIHGLQKL is encoded by the coding sequence ATGAGCGGAGCGGACCAGGACTGGGAGGACCAGAGCCCCGAGCGGCTCTACGTGATCACCGGCGGGCGCAGCGGCGCCTCCGGCCACACCGCCTCCCTCGACCTGGTCACGCTGATCGTGTCGAAAACCGGACCCACACCGGGCATGCAGCCGGAGCAGGCGTCGATCGTCCGGCTGTGCCACTCACCGCTGTCCGTGGCGGAACTCTCCGCCTACCTGCAGTTGCCGGTCAGCGTGGTCACCGTCCTGCTCGGTGACCTGCTGGCTGACGGGCGGGTGGTGGCACGCGCGCCCGTGCCACCCGCCCAACTTCCCGACCGTGCCCTTATTGAGGCGGTGATCCATGGACTTCAAAAGCTCTGA
- a CDS encoding GTP-binding protein, with amino-acid sequence MDFKSSEMLVEHPAQGPRSEDELPETAAAAVKVVIVGGFGVGKTTLVGSVSEIRPLTTEETMTQAGVGVDDIVGIERKTSTTVAMDFGRISLNEELVLYLFGTPGQQRFWFLWNGLFDGALGAVVLIDTRRLEVSFDVIGRLEERGVPFVVAINSFPDAPVHPIEEIRGALDLPPEVPIVDCDARLRSSSRDVLMTLMRYLHSLAVN; translated from the coding sequence ATGGACTTCAAAAGCTCTGAGATGCTTGTCGAACACCCCGCCCAGGGGCCACGGAGCGAGGACGAACTGCCCGAGACGGCCGCCGCCGCGGTCAAGGTGGTGATCGTGGGCGGATTCGGGGTCGGCAAGACGACCCTGGTGGGCTCGGTGAGCGAGATCCGCCCGCTGACCACCGAGGAAACGATGACCCAGGCCGGTGTCGGCGTGGACGACATCGTCGGCATCGAACGCAAGACCTCGACGACCGTCGCGATGGACTTCGGCCGCATCAGCCTCAACGAGGAACTGGTGCTGTACCTGTTCGGTACGCCGGGCCAGCAGCGCTTCTGGTTCCTGTGGAACGGCCTGTTCGACGGCGCGCTGGGCGCGGTGGTCCTCATCGACACCCGCCGCCTGGAGGTCAGCTTCGACGTCATCGGGCGTCTGGAGGAGCGTGGCGTCCCGTTCGTCGTTGCCATCAACTCCTTCCCGGACGCGCCGGTCCACCCCATCGAGGAGATACGGGGTGCCCTCGACCTGCCCCCGGAGGTGCCGATCGTCGACTGCGACGCCCGGCTGCGGTCCTCCAGCCGCGATGTGCTGATGACGCTGATGCGGTATTTGCACTCGCTGGCGGTGAACTGA
- a CDS encoding MbtH family protein, with protein MTNPFEDPEAQYHVLTNDENQHSLWPAFAEIPAGWQSVYGPEGRQACLDYVEEHWTDMRPRSLAEAMAD; from the coding sequence ATGACGAACCCCTTCGAAGACCCGGAGGCGCAGTACCACGTCCTGACGAACGACGAGAACCAGCACTCGCTGTGGCCGGCGTTCGCGGAGATCCCGGCCGGCTGGCAGAGCGTGTACGGCCCGGAGGGCCGCCAGGCGTGCCTGGACTACGTCGAGGAGCACTGGACCGACATGCGGCCCCGCAGCCTGGCGGAGGCCATGGCCGACTGA
- a CDS encoding acyltransferase family protein → MSLDERARPRTPRPDPTTGNPYPTTGGPAPTTDSPYPTTGGPAPTTGSPDPVRRDRAIDGLRALALLAVPTGHWLIGGFVRDADSSLHNASPLSWFAPLAPITWVLQMLGIFFLVGGYASVLSFRRAAERGTSPSAWLRGRLARLLRPAVGVTAVWAVLAAALYAAGVPVTTLHTAATLVVQPLWFVGVYAVVTALTPYCMAASRRLGAWAAAPLAAVIAVMDFLRYGPFADSIPYWVTLISLIPGWMFGYQLGVSWGEKRLGRRGAWLLFAGGTTLFALLLVVFHYPVSLVGVPGYDRTNSHPPSLLVIALAAAQSGAAILLRDRIAALLRRPALWAPVTAVNRSAMTILCWHQTAMLTIAVPASFIGTTVQGLTTAPDFPAWMATRLPWLPLFAVALVLIARVARRLEMPWTGVSRGRRVCAGVLAVGFAAFALRLTLV, encoded by the coding sequence ATGAGCCTGGACGAACGGGCCCGCCCCCGCACTCCGCGCCCCGACCCGACCACCGGCAATCCCTACCCGACCACCGGCGGCCCCGCCCCGACCACCGACAGCCCCTACCCGACCACTGGCGGCCCCGCCCCGACCACCGGCAGCCCCGACCCGGTCCGGCGTGACCGGGCGATCGACGGGCTGCGGGCGCTGGCGCTGCTGGCCGTGCCGACCGGCCATTGGCTCATCGGCGGGTTCGTCCGCGACGCCGACAGTTCGCTGCACAACGCCAGCCCGCTGTCCTGGTTCGCCCCGCTGGCGCCGATCACCTGGGTGCTCCAGATGCTGGGCATCTTCTTCCTCGTCGGCGGCTACGCCTCCGTGCTGTCCTTCCGGCGCGCCGCCGAGCGGGGCACGTCGCCGAGCGCCTGGCTGCGCGGACGGCTGGCCCGGCTGCTACGCCCGGCCGTCGGCGTCACCGCCGTCTGGGCCGTGCTCGCCGCCGCCCTGTACGCGGCCGGTGTACCCGTCACGACGCTGCACACGGCCGCCACTCTCGTCGTCCAACCGCTGTGGTTCGTAGGCGTGTACGCGGTGGTGACGGCACTGACTCCGTACTGCATGGCGGCTTCGCGACGGCTCGGGGCCTGGGCGGCGGCGCCACTGGCGGCGGTCATCGCCGTCATGGACTTCCTGCGCTACGGCCCGTTCGCCGACTCGATCCCGTACTGGGTGACGCTGATCAGCCTGATACCCGGCTGGATGTTCGGCTACCAACTGGGCGTCTCCTGGGGCGAGAAGCGGCTCGGCAGACGCGGCGCCTGGCTGCTGTTCGCCGGAGGCACGACGCTCTTCGCTCTGCTGCTGGTCGTCTTCCACTACCCCGTGAGCCTGGTCGGCGTGCCCGGATACGACCGTACGAACTCGCATCCGCCGTCGTTGCTCGTGATCGCCCTGGCCGCGGCGCAGTCCGGCGCGGCGATCCTGCTGCGCGACCGGATCGCGGCCCTGCTGCGACGGCCCGCGCTCTGGGCGCCGGTCACGGCCGTCAACCGGTCCGCGATGACGATCCTGTGCTGGCACCAGACGGCGATGCTGACGATCGCCGTACCGGCCTCCTTCATCGGTACGACGGTGCAGGGCCTGACGACCGCCCCGGACTTCCCCGCCTGGATGGCGACCCGCCTGCCGTGGCTGCCGCTCTTCGCCGTGGCGCTCGTGCTCATCGCCCGGGTGGCGCGGCGGCTGGAGATGCCGTGGACAGGGGTGTCGCGAGGGCGGCGGGTATGCGCGGGAGTGCTGGCGGTGGGGTTCGCGGCGTTCGCGCTGCGGTTGACGCTGGTGTAG
- a CDS encoding DUF1707 SHOCT-like domain-containing protein, with product MTAKTPDSSAWGELRASHADREAVVERLREAAAEGRLDLDELEARLEQALTAKTFADLTPLTADLPRSASVLDPGEPLVLKGGFHGAARTGRWQVPAHITAHGGMGGVRLDFTRTECRLPEVEVEAYGEMAGVTVIIPEGWAADTDGITPGMGTLRDKTTPDRLPGTPLIRLTGSVGMAGVVIRHPSARERRALKREQGK from the coding sequence ATGACCGCCAAGACTCCGGATTCCTCCGCCTGGGGCGAGCTGCGCGCCTCCCACGCCGACCGGGAGGCCGTGGTGGAGCGGCTCAGGGAAGCGGCGGCCGAGGGCCGCCTCGACCTCGACGAGTTGGAAGCCCGGCTGGAACAGGCGCTCACCGCCAAGACCTTCGCCGACCTGACCCCGCTCACCGCGGACCTGCCCCGCTCCGCCTCCGTACTGGACCCGGGCGAGCCGCTGGTCCTCAAGGGCGGTTTCCACGGCGCCGCCCGGACGGGGCGCTGGCAGGTACCCGCGCACATCACCGCGCACGGCGGCATGGGCGGCGTCCGGCTGGACTTCACCCGTACCGAGTGCCGGCTCCCCGAGGTCGAGGTGGAGGCGTACGGCGAGATGGCGGGCGTCACGGTGATCATCCCCGAGGGCTGGGCCGCGGACACCGACGGCATCACCCCCGGCATGGGCACCCTCAGGGACAAGACCACCCCCGACCGGCTCCCGGGCACCCCGCTGATCCGCCTCACCGGCTCCGTCGGCATGGCCGGCGTCGTGATCCGCCATCCCAGCGCCCGCGAACGCCGGGCGCTCAAGCGCGAGCAGGGGAAGTAG
- a CDS encoding dynamin family protein has product MDVQPRLLDVLSALRDRVDAARFPLPLPGAARARRTRSELLDQLDDYVMPRLRSPQAPLLAVVGGSTGAGKSTLVNSLVGRRVSEAGVLRPTTRTPVLVCHPDDRHWFADRRVLPRFTRVRVPEQDGPDGMDAYDGTEAYDGTGPYDGTEAYDETRPYDETGPYDGTGPYDGTGPYDATCPYGGAGAYEEGESPAGGRPAAEGAAGGVAGGVAGSVGVAPLRVETDPALPSGLALLDAPDIDSLVARNRELAAELICAADVWVLVTTAARYADAVPWHLLRTAKEYDVTLVTVLDRVPHQIASDISARYAALLTRAGLGDVPRFTIPELPESAGGGSGLLPATAVAALRRWLERHAQDIAVRNAAAARTTAGVLASLRSRMPALAGASAAQHAAALRLADQVEQAYEAAAARVRREIEQGEVLSGDARAHWRDHELGGRPDELLDALTHGLTSLLRCAVEQADERAAEAWGRDPASADAPLAEAADATASAARLGVVVRRWRRCLEELAEEGVREARAARGGRAGRGTVRAGERTKAAADPEEAAALLATTLLGGRRARTAGEALADLMGAQAGARLRDRGSRLLETYLQRALDGERERRLAPLESLGVRPDHQAALIAALSQLQKERVTR; this is encoded by the coding sequence TTGGACGTACAACCCCGGCTCCTTGACGTTCTGTCCGCGCTGCGCGACCGCGTCGACGCCGCGCGCTTCCCGCTGCCACTGCCCGGCGCCGCCCGCGCCCGGCGTACCCGGTCCGAGTTGCTGGACCAGCTCGACGATTATGTGATGCCCCGGCTGCGCTCTCCTCAGGCCCCGCTGCTCGCGGTCGTCGGCGGATCGACCGGGGCCGGCAAGTCCACGCTGGTCAATTCGCTGGTCGGCCGCCGGGTCAGCGAGGCCGGTGTGCTGCGCCCGACGACACGTACGCCGGTGCTCGTGTGCCATCCGGACGACCGGCACTGGTTCGCCGACCGGCGCGTACTGCCGCGGTTCACCCGGGTCCGGGTGCCCGAGCAGGACGGCCCGGACGGCATGGACGCGTACGACGGTACGGAGGCGTACGACGGTACGGGACCGTACGACGGTACGGAGGCGTACGACGAGACGCGCCCGTACGACGAGACAGGTCCGTACGACGGGACGGGGCCGTACGACGGGACGGGTCCGTACGACGCGACGTGCCCGTACGGCGGGGCAGGGGCGTATGAGGAGGGAGAGTCCCCGGCGGGCGGAAGGCCGGCTGCTGAGGGAGCGGCCGGGGGCGTGGCCGGGGGCGTGGCCGGCTCGGTGGGCGTGGCCCCTCTGCGGGTCGAGACGGACCCGGCGCTCCCCAGCGGCCTGGCCCTCCTCGACGCACCGGACATCGATTCGCTCGTCGCGCGCAATCGTGAACTGGCCGCCGAGCTGATCTGCGCGGCCGACGTATGGGTTCTGGTCACCACCGCCGCCCGGTACGCGGACGCGGTGCCGTGGCACCTGCTGCGTACGGCGAAGGAGTACGACGTCACGCTGGTGACGGTGCTGGACCGGGTGCCGCACCAGATCGCCTCCGACATCTCGGCCCGGTACGCGGCCCTGCTGACCCGCGCGGGCCTCGGCGACGTGCCCCGCTTCACGATCCCCGAACTGCCCGAGTCGGCCGGTGGCGGCAGTGGCCTGCTGCCCGCTACGGCGGTCGCGGCGCTGCGGCGCTGGCTGGAACGGCACGCCCAGGACATCGCGGTACGGAACGCGGCGGCGGCCCGTACCACCGCCGGGGTCCTCGCCTCGCTGCGCTCCCGTATGCCCGCTCTCGCCGGCGCCTCCGCCGCCCAGCACGCGGCCGCGCTGCGCCTGGCCGACCAGGTGGAGCAGGCGTACGAGGCGGCGGCGGCGCGGGTGCGGCGGGAGATCGAACAGGGGGAGGTGCTGTCCGGGGACGCGCGGGCCCACTGGCGCGACCACGAACTCGGCGGCCGCCCCGACGAACTCCTGGACGCGCTCACCCACGGCCTCACCTCCCTGCTGCGCTGCGCCGTGGAACAGGCCGACGAACGGGCCGCCGAGGCCTGGGGCCGGGACCCCGCGTCGGCGGACGCGCCGCTGGCCGAGGCGGCGGACGCGACGGCCTCCGCCGCCCGCCTGGGCGTCGTCGTACGGCGCTGGCGGCGCTGCCTGGAGGAACTGGCGGAGGAGGGCGTACGGGAGGCGCGCGCGGCCCGCGGCGGGCGCGCGGGGCGCGGGACAGTGCGGGCCGGAGAACGGACCAAGGCCGCGGCCGACCCCGAAGAAGCGGCGGCCCTGCTGGCCACCACACTGCTGGGCGGCCGACGGGCCCGTACGGCGGGCGAGGCGCTCGCCGACCTGATGGGCGCTCAGGCAGGGGCGCGGCTGCGCGACCGGGGAAGCCGACTGCTCGAAACGTACCTTCAGCGCGCGCTGGACGGCGAACGGGAACGGCGCCTGGCGCCGCTGGAGTCGCTGGGCGTACGGCCGGACCACCAGGCCGCGCTGATCGCCGCGCTGTCTCAACTTCAGAAGGAGAGGGTGACGCGGTGA
- a CDS encoding YfjP family GTPase: MARRAKGGSDAKYAGGRRPASESGAAAESRGGGRLEWREWAESREWDERDQWLAQDEWLDDDEWRRQRDWQEWEDEGESELEAVLSVLKEPGEPVQEPRGRRDRLSEMQGYGPSPIRQRRSPAERLRPRLDALRELIGLSRTRLDGATLAEAGRVLDAADERYQLSGEHTVVAVAGATGSGKSSLFNALVGADRSDVGARRPTTAEPVACVWSGGWPGAEALLDRLGVSARRRYAPAPGAPVLPGLVLLDLPDHDSAVVGHREQVDRMLELVDAVIWVVDPEKYADAVLHERYLRPLAGHAEVTFVVLNQVDRLPGDAAVQVVDDLRRLLDEDGLALGEHGEPGAAVLALSAATGEGVGELREMLRQFVAERGAADRRLTADVDAAAGRLWPAYVADGRYGLTEPAREEFEDWLAEAVGAGAMGRAAERDWLRHAERACGTPWQRLRLRRRAGARGRAGRPGSGRTGLGRTSPGRTSPGRTGASRLWHRDACAEVDARTGVDTDAGGGGARATVSGWVPVDGRATARPLVEQAVRTVAGEASEGLPGPWAQAVREAAARGAEGLPEALDRAAAVSEGALRAGPQVRPRWWSVAAVVQGMLALLHVTGVLWLLAVAVGAAEAGEWLSALLVTAVGMVGGPALSWACGVAGRGPARRYGQEAERRLRTAAAVCGRAAVLEPVAAELFRYREVREQYAVAAGL, encoded by the coding sequence ATCGCCCGCCGTGCGAAAGGCGGCTCCGACGCGAAGTACGCCGGCGGGCGCCGTCCCGCGTCCGAGTCGGGCGCGGCGGCGGAGTCCCGTGGCGGTGGGCGGCTTGAGTGGCGCGAATGGGCCGAGTCGCGGGAGTGGGACGAGCGGGATCAGTGGCTCGCGCAGGACGAGTGGCTGGACGACGACGAGTGGCGCAGGCAGCGGGACTGGCAGGAGTGGGAGGACGAGGGGGAGAGCGAGCTCGAAGCCGTGCTGTCCGTACTGAAGGAGCCCGGGGAACCTGTGCAGGAGCCGCGGGGCAGACGGGATCGCCTGTCGGAGATGCAGGGGTACGGGCCCTCGCCCATCAGGCAGCGGCGGTCCCCGGCGGAGCGGCTGCGGCCGCGGCTGGACGCCCTGCGTGAGCTGATCGGGCTGTCCCGGACGCGGCTGGACGGGGCCACGCTGGCCGAGGCGGGGCGGGTGCTGGATGCGGCGGACGAGCGGTACCAGCTGTCCGGTGAGCACACCGTCGTCGCGGTCGCCGGCGCGACCGGAAGCGGCAAGTCGTCGCTGTTCAACGCGCTTGTGGGTGCGGACCGGTCGGACGTGGGCGCCCGTCGGCCGACGACCGCGGAACCGGTGGCCTGTGTGTGGTCCGGCGGCTGGCCGGGCGCGGAAGCGCTCCTGGACAGGCTCGGGGTGTCGGCGCGCCGCCGGTACGCGCCGGCGCCCGGCGCCCCCGTACTGCCCGGCCTTGTCCTCCTGGACCTGCCCGATCACGACTCGGCAGTCGTAGGGCACCGCGAGCAGGTCGACCGGATGCTGGAACTGGTGGACGCGGTGATCTGGGTCGTCGACCCGGAGAAGTACGCGGACGCGGTGCTGCACGAAAGGTATCTGCGGCCGCTGGCGGGCCATGCCGAGGTCACGTTCGTCGTGCTCAACCAGGTGGACCGGCTGCCGGGGGACGCCGCCGTACAGGTGGTGGACGACCTGCGGCGGCTGCTGGACGAGGACGGGCTGGCCCTCGGGGAGCACGGCGAACCGGGCGCGGCCGTACTGGCGCTGTCGGCGGCCACGGGGGAGGGCGTCGGGGAACTGAGGGAGATGTTGCGGCAGTTCGTGGCGGAGCGGGGCGCCGCGGACCGGCGGCTGACCGCGGACGTCGACGCGGCGGCGGGCCGGCTGTGGCCCGCGTACGTGGCGGACGGGCGGTACGGACTGACGGAACCGGCCCGGGAGGAGTTCGAGGACTGGCTCGCCGAGGCGGTCGGCGCCGGAGCGATGGGGCGCGCGGCGGAGCGCGACTGGCTGCGGCACGCGGAGCGGGCGTGCGGCACGCCCTGGCAGCGGCTACGGCTGCGCAGACGGGCGGGGGCGCGTGGCCGGGCCGGACGGCCGGGCAGCGGGCGTACGGGCCTGGGGCGTACGAGTCCTGGTCGTACGAGTCCTGGCCGTACGGGGGCGTCGCGGCTGTGGCACCGGGACGCCTGTGCGGAGGTGGACGCCCGCACCGGCGTCGACACCGATGCGGGCGGGGGCGGGGCGCGTGCAACGGTGAGCGGCTGGGTTCCGGTGGACGGGCGGGCGACGGCGCGGCCGCTGGTGGAGCAGGCCGTACGGACCGTGGCGGGTGAGGCGTCGGAGGGGCTGCCCGGACCTTGGGCGCAGGCGGTGCGCGAGGCGGCGGCCCGGGGTGCCGAGGGGCTGCCGGAGGCGCTGGACCGGGCGGCGGCGGTCTCGGAGGGAGCCCTCCGGGCCGGGCCGCAGGTACGGCCGCGGTGGTGGTCGGTGGCCGCAGTGGTGCAGGGGATGCTGGCGTTGTTGCACGTCACCGGGGTGTTGTGGCTGCTGGCCGTGGCGGTGGGCGCGGCCGAGGCGGGCGAGTGGCTGTCCGCGCTGCTGGTGACGGCCGTCGGGATGGTGGGCGGCCCGGCGCTGTCGTGGGCGTGCGGCGTGGCGGGGCGCGGTCCGGCCCGCCGGTACGGCCAGGAGGCGGAGCGCCGGCTGCGTACGGCGGCGGCGGTCTGCGGACGTGCCGCGGTGCTGGAACCGGTCGCCGCCGAGCTGTTCCGCTACCGGGAGGTACGGGAGCAGTACGCGGTGGCGGCGGGGTTGTGA
- a CDS encoding single-stranded DNA-binding protein — translation MMYDTMVTLVGNAATAVEHRQTTAGISMARFRLATSARRWDKERGCWVDGDPSFYTVRAWRALADNVAASVSRGEPLVVHGRMRVWDRELPEDKGGQRRVSVEVDAVAVGHDLTRGTSAFRRANRPRMEAMVPSAEAWAPDARTAVPPVASSPHGAAPHVPPGDRALAEPEWASPDPPDGAVPGAAATGNTAEPMAEPMAGAKPGATGGSGPPQGTAAELGDKSAPGVDDCRAPDPITASETAVAGA, via the coding sequence ATGATGTACGACACGATGGTGACGCTGGTGGGGAACGCCGCGACGGCGGTGGAGCACCGGCAGACCACGGCGGGCATTTCGATGGCGCGGTTCCGCCTGGCGACATCCGCACGGCGCTGGGACAAGGAGCGCGGCTGCTGGGTCGACGGGGACCCGAGCTTCTACACGGTCCGCGCGTGGCGGGCGCTCGCGGACAACGTCGCGGCGTCGGTCTCACGCGGTGAACCACTCGTCGTACACGGCCGCATGCGGGTGTGGGACCGGGAACTGCCCGAGGACAAGGGCGGACAGCGGCGGGTGTCGGTCGAGGTCGATGCGGTGGCGGTCGGACACGACCTGACGCGCGGCACCTCCGCGTTCCGCCGGGCCAACCGGCCGCGTATGGAGGCGATGGTGCCGTCCGCCGAAGCCTGGGCGCCCGACGCTCGGACAGCGGTGCCACCGGTTGCATCGTCTCCGCACGGAGCGGCACCGCATGTGCCGCCGGGGGATCGCGCACTGGCCGAACCCGAATGGGCGTCCCCGGATCCGCCGGACGGTGCGGTCCCCGGAGCGGCGGCGACCGGCAACACGGCCGAACCGATGGCCGAACCGATGGCCGGGGCGAAGCCCGGAGCCACGGGCGGCAGCGGCCCGCCTCAGGGCACGGCCGCCGAATTGGGCGACAAGTCGGCGCCAGGCGTGGACGACTGCCGTGCACCGGACCCAATCACCGCGTCAGAGACCGCTGTTGCCGGGGCCTGA
- a CDS encoding LAETG motif-containing sortase-dependent surface protein translates to MISVKRRGAARLAAAVLASGLVAAGAIATAGPAAADDATPAHGGASATLDGLKTYGQAVLHANGHDQQIGAGLFEMKVDNGGTLQTYCIDISTPTQQMAKYQEVPWSASSLHDNKDAGKIRWILQNSYPQVNDLASLAKKAGAPSLSEKTAAAGTQVAIWRFSDHVKVDALDPAAEKLADYLEKSAQSLSEPEASLKLDPPAVSGKSGSKLGPVTVHTNAGSVTVSPGAGAPAGVKVVGADGKPVTKASNGTQLFFDVPAGAKDGAMSLTAQAATKVSVGRAFTGSVGRVKSQTMILAGSSESTATATATASWKKQGAAPAVTAEKNCAKGGVDVTASNKGDAPFRFQLSGKEHVIAPGKSETITVPVGEDQAYEITVKGEGGFTKTFTGVLDCKTAGTTPGKPSSQPSPATAGGSSAGTSGTTGGGDLAETGSSSATPVIAGVAVALVVVGGGAVFFLRKKKAGVTQ, encoded by the coding sequence ATGATTTCAGTGAAGAGGCGGGGCGCAGCCCGCCTTGCCGCCGCGGTCCTGGCGTCGGGCCTGGTCGCGGCGGGTGCGATAGCGACCGCGGGTCCGGCTGCCGCGGACGATGCGACGCCCGCTCACGGGGGCGCCAGCGCGACGCTGGACGGTCTGAAGACCTACGGCCAGGCGGTGCTCCACGCCAACGGCCACGACCAGCAGATCGGCGCCGGGCTCTTCGAGATGAAGGTCGACAACGGCGGCACCCTCCAGACGTACTGCATCGACATCAGCACGCCGACGCAGCAGATGGCGAAGTACCAGGAGGTGCCCTGGAGCGCGTCCTCGCTGCACGACAACAAGGACGCCGGCAAGATCCGCTGGATCCTGCAGAACTCGTACCCCCAGGTGAACGACCTGGCCTCGCTTGCCAAGAAGGCCGGTGCGCCGAGCCTGAGCGAGAAGACCGCTGCTGCCGGTACGCAGGTCGCGATCTGGCGCTTCTCCGACCACGTGAAGGTCGACGCGCTCGACCCCGCGGCCGAGAAGCTCGCCGACTACCTGGAGAAGAGCGCGCAGAGCCTCAGCGAGCCCGAGGCCTCGCTGAAGCTGGACCCGCCGGCCGTCTCCGGCAAGTCCGGCAGCAAGCTGGGCCCGGTCACCGTGCACACCAACGCCGGCAGCGTGACCGTCTCCCCGGGTGCCGGTGCCCCCGCCGGTGTGAAGGTGGTCGGCGCGGACGGCAAGCCCGTCACCAAGGCGTCCAACGGCACCCAGCTCTTCTTCGACGTGCCGGCCGGTGCCAAGGACGGCGCCATGTCGCTGACCGCCCAGGCCGCCACGAAGGTGTCGGTCGGCCGGGCCTTCACCGGCAGCGTCGGCCGCGTCAAGAGCCAGACCATGATCCTGGCCGGCTCCAGCGAGTCCACCGCGACCGCGACCGCCACCGCCTCCTGGAAGAAGCAGGGCGCGGCCCCGGCCGTGACCGCGGAGAAGAACTGCGCCAAGGGCGGCGTGGACGTCACGGCCAGCAACAAGGGTGACGCGCCGTTCCGCTTCCAGCTCTCCGGCAAGGAGCACGTGATCGCGCCGGGCAAGTCCGAGACGATCACCGTCCCGGTCGGCGAGGACCAGGCGTACGAGATCACGGTCAAGGGCGAGGGCGGCTTCACGAAGACCTTCACCGGGGTCCTCGACTGCAAGACCGCCGGTACCACCCCCGGTAAGCCCTCGTCGCAGCCCAGCCCGGCCACGGCCGGCGGCAGCAGCGCCGGCACCAGCGGCACCACCGGCGGCGGCGACCTGGCCGAGACCGGCTCCAGCAGCGCCACCCCGGTGATCGCGGGCGTCGCGGTCGCGCTGGTCGTGGTCGGCGGCGGCGCGGTCTTCTTCCTCCGTAAGAAGAAGGCGGGCGTCACCCAGTAA